The Flavobacterium marginilacus genome window below encodes:
- a CDS encoding glycoside hydrolase family 2 TIM barrel-domain containing protein — MKISLSATLLFLTVSLSCLAQETTPFWQNEKINEENREPMHAAYYVFKNEALVTKNDWKESKNYLDLNGPWKFKYVENPNDLPTGYENSNFDDHDWDNFKIPASWDVNGYGYPIYTNTTYDFAKYIAIKPPFVPVSHNPTGVYRREITVDKSWEGKDIFLHVGAAKSNLTVWINGIYVGYGEDGKLPSEFNLNKFLKTGRNNIVLKVMKWSDGSYLECQDFWRMSGITRDTYLFARNKVHLKDYEIIPDLDASYVNGSMKISTEFSDLNKTGSYTLEVKLKDGETIIASKNITVSEFTKKQTFEFAVNNPKKWSAEIPNLYQVDFILKDKKGKVVEVIHQKVGFRKVEIKKGQLLVNGKPVYIKGVNRHETDPVTGQTVSRERMEEDIKLMKEFNINAVRTSHYPNDEYFYDLCDKYGIYVVDEANLESHGMGYDIIKTLGNKPDWELAHLQRMQRMVERDKNHASVIIWSMGNEAGNGYNFYRGYLWIKNRDKSRPIQYERATAGAWDGKDLKYDWDSDIIDPMYSSPNKMEEYIMANPHPDRPYIQCEYAHAMGNSMGNFKDYWDVIRAHPNFQGGFIWDMIDQSVYKTQPDGTVVFAYGGDFGPKDVPSDNNFLNNGVFSPDRKPNPHAFEMRNVYQDIHTSWVNPATATIKVYNEFFFKNLSNVSLQWRLVLDGKEDTGGVIDNLDINAHETKSYALPVNLEGKQFSEAFINVTYHIKQDEPLLPKGFEIATEQLAYKGSWKNDIKIEGAGKIAVEKKENSTLFKSDKAEIVFDKKSGFINAYSFNNQPILKEGYQLRPNFWRAPNDNDFGANFQRNLVAWKEASENPMLVNWSYTITKDNKVQVKVAYSLPQVSSQLELTYEINSKGELNVKEQLYIDKTKEVPMLPRFGMEIILPKDFSTMSYYGRGPHENYIDRNYSSQVGIYNQTVSEQFYPYIRPQETGNKTDVRWLELSNADLKIKVTSDELLSVTALHFLNEDLDDGLEKNQRHSEELKERDLTSLKIDYKQMGVGGIDSWQAWPMEKYLLRDKMYQYQFKITPSLNK; from the coding sequence ATGAAAATCAGTCTCTCAGCAACATTATTATTTTTAACAGTCTCTTTATCTTGTTTAGCGCAGGAAACTACTCCTTTTTGGCAGAACGAAAAAATAAACGAAGAGAATAGAGAGCCAATGCATGCTGCCTATTATGTTTTTAAAAATGAAGCATTAGTCACCAAAAACGATTGGAAGGAATCTAAAAATTATCTGGATTTAAACGGGCCATGGAAATTTAAATACGTAGAAAACCCGAATGATTTGCCGACCGGATATGAAAACAGCAATTTTGATGATCATGATTGGGATAACTTCAAAATTCCTGCCAGCTGGGATGTAAACGGCTACGGGTATCCAATTTATACTAATACCACTTATGATTTTGCTAAATACATTGCAATAAAACCACCTTTTGTTCCAGTAAGTCATAACCCGACAGGAGTTTACAGAAGAGAAATTACGGTTGATAAAAGCTGGGAGGGAAAAGATATTTTTCTGCATGTCGGCGCTGCAAAATCTAATCTTACAGTTTGGATAAATGGCATTTATGTTGGCTATGGTGAAGATGGTAAATTACCGTCTGAATTCAATTTAAATAAATTTTTAAAAACTGGTAGAAACAATATCGTTTTAAAAGTAATGAAATGGAGTGACGGTTCCTATTTAGAATGTCAGGATTTCTGGAGAATGAGTGGTATTACAAGAGATACGTATCTGTTTGCCAGAAACAAAGTCCACTTAAAAGATTATGAGATTATTCCAGATCTGGATGCTTCTTATGTAAATGGGAGTATGAAAATTTCAACTGAATTTTCAGATTTAAATAAAACAGGCAGCTACACATTAGAAGTAAAACTAAAAGACGGCGAAACGATTATTGCTTCAAAAAATATCACAGTATCTGAATTTACAAAAAAACAAACATTTGAATTTGCTGTAAATAATCCAAAAAAATGGAGTGCAGAAATTCCAAATTTATATCAGGTAGATTTTATTTTAAAAGATAAAAAAGGAAAAGTTGTAGAAGTTATCCATCAAAAAGTCGGCTTTAGAAAAGTAGAAATAAAAAAAGGACAGCTGTTAGTAAATGGAAAACCAGTTTACATAAAAGGAGTAAACCGTCATGAAACGGATCCCGTTACTGGACAAACCGTTTCCCGAGAACGAATGGAAGAAGATATTAAATTGATGAAGGAATTTAACATCAATGCGGTGAGAACATCACATTATCCAAATGATGAATATTTTTATGACTTATGTGATAAATACGGAATTTATGTAGTGGATGAAGCCAATTTAGAATCCCACGGTATGGGTTATGATATTATCAAAACACTAGGAAATAAACCAGATTGGGAATTGGCACATCTACAGCGGATGCAACGTATGGTGGAAAGAGACAAAAACCATGCGTCTGTAATTATCTGGAGTATGGGCAATGAAGCAGGTAACGGCTACAACTTTTACAGAGGATATTTGTGGATAAAAAATCGTGATAAATCAAGACCAATTCAGTACGAGAGAGCAACTGCGGGAGCTTGGGACGGAAAAGATTTAAAATACGATTGGGACTCTGATATTATTGACCCAATGTACAGTTCTCCTAATAAAATGGAAGAATATATTATGGCAAATCCACATCCGGATCGTCCGTATATTCAATGTGAATATGCGCATGCTATGGGAAATTCGATGGGGAATTTTAAAGATTATTGGGATGTTATTAGAGCGCATCCTAATTTTCAGGGAGGATTTATCTGGGATATGATCGATCAATCGGTTTATAAAACACAGCCAGACGGAACAGTTGTTTTTGCTTACGGCGGTGATTTTGGTCCTAAAGATGTGCCAAGCGATAATAATTTTCTAAACAATGGTGTTTTCAGCCCGGATAGAAAACCAAATCCGCATGCTTTTGAAATGCGAAATGTATATCAGGACATTCATACTTCTTGGGTTAATCCAGCCACAGCAACGATTAAAGTTTACAATGAATTCTTCTTTAAAAATTTAAGCAATGTAAGTTTACAATGGAGATTAGTTTTAGATGGTAAAGAAGATACAGGCGGTGTTATCGATAATTTAGACATTAACGCTCATGAAACTAAATCGTATGCTTTACCAGTTAATCTGGAAGGAAAACAGTTTAGCGAAGCTTTTATAAATGTTACGTATCATATCAAACAAGATGAACCATTGTTACCGAAAGGTTTTGAAATTGCAACAGAACAATTAGCCTATAAAGGAAGCTGGAAAAACGATATAAAAATTGAAGGAGCTGGAAAAATTGCTGTAGAGAAAAAAGAGAACAGTACCTTATTTAAAAGTGATAAAGCTGAAATAGTTTTTGATAAAAAATCAGGATTTATAAATGCTTATTCATTCAACAATCAGCCCATTTTAAAAGAGGGTTATCAATTGCGTCCTAATTTTTGGAGAGCACCAAACGATAATGATTTTGGAGCTAATTTTCAAAGGAATCTTGTGGCTTGGAAAGAAGCTTCAGAAAATCCAATGCTTGTAAATTGGAGTTATACAATTACAAAAGACAATAAAGTGCAGGTAAAAGTAGCGTATAGTCTTCCTCAGGTTTCTTCACAATTAGAACTTACTTATGAAATAAACAGCAAAGGTGAATTAAATGTAAAAGAGCAGCTGTATATTGATAAAACGAAAGAAGTGCCAATGCTGCCAAGATTTGGAATGGAAATTATTCTTCCGAAGGATTTTAGCACTATGAGTTACTACGGAAGAGGCCCTCATGAAAATTATATCGACAGAAATTACAGTTCTCAAGTCGGAATTTACAACCAAACCGTTTCAGAACAATTTTATCCGTATATCCGTCCGCAGGAAACAGGAAATAAAACAGACGTAAGATGGCTGGAATTATCAAATGCTGATTTAAAAATAAAGGTTACTTCGGATGAACTTTTGAGTGTTACGGCTTTACACTTTTTAAATGAAGATCTTGACGATGGATTAGAAAAAAATCAAAGACATTCTGAGGAACTTAAAGAAAGAGATTTGACGAGTTTAAAGATAGATTACAAACAAATGGGAGTAGGAGGAATCGACAGCTGGCAGGCTTGGCCAATGGAAAAATACCTGCTGAGAGACAAAATGTATCAGTATCAATTTAAAATAACACCATCATTAAATAAATAA
- a CDS encoding isoaspartyl peptidase/L-asparaginase family protein, translating to MSNRRDFIKKTTLGTLAVSSFFGHSGFAATENKTEGIGKKQKKPVVISTWNHGLPANEETWKQLKAGKPALDALEAGMKIPEADPKIRSVGYGGYPDRDGKVTLDACIMDHNSNCGSVCFLQGIMHPISVAKRVLQNTPHVMLAGQGALQFALSEGFKEENLLTPESEKDWKKWLEDSKYKPVINIENHDTISMLMLDQDGNLTGGCTTSGAAWKMHGRVGDSPIIGAGLFLDNEVGAAAATGLGEAVIRTAGSAMVVELMRQGKSPFDACKEITERIYNKHKNHKDMEYLQVGFIALNKNGEYAGYSLRSGFNYAVSDDEKGHRMEDAKFKMPWK from the coding sequence ATGTCAAACAGAAGAGATTTTATAAAAAAAACTACTTTAGGCACGTTGGCCGTAAGTTCATTTTTTGGTCATAGCGGATTTGCTGCTACAGAGAATAAAACGGAAGGCATCGGAAAAAAGCAAAAAAAACCTGTTGTTATTTCAACATGGAATCATGGTTTACCTGCTAATGAAGAAACATGGAAACAATTAAAAGCAGGAAAACCAGCCTTAGACGCACTTGAAGCCGGAATGAAAATCCCAGAAGCAGATCCAAAGATCCGAAGCGTTGGCTATGGCGGCTATCCAGACCGCGATGGAAAAGTAACTTTAGATGCCTGCATTATGGATCACAATAGCAATTGTGGTTCGGTTTGTTTTCTGCAAGGTATTATGCATCCTATTTCGGTAGCCAAAAGAGTATTGCAAAACACACCGCACGTGATGCTGGCGGGTCAGGGAGCACTTCAATTTGCACTTTCTGAGGGGTTCAAAGAAGAAAACCTGTTAACGCCAGAATCTGAAAAAGACTGGAAAAAATGGCTCGAAGATTCTAAATATAAGCCAGTAATCAATATAGAAAATCATGATACCATAAGCATGCTAATGTTAGATCAAGATGGAAATCTTACCGGTGGCTGTACTACTAGCGGCGCCGCCTGGAAAATGCACGGTCGCGTCGGTGATTCCCCCATAATCGGCGCGGGTCTTTTCCTGGATAACGAAGTTGGTGCTGCAGCAGCAACTGGTTTAGGTGAAGCCGTGATTAGAACAGCAGGAAGTGCCATGGTGGTTGAATTAATGCGTCAGGGGAAATCCCCTTTTGATGCCTGTAAAGAAATTACAGAACGCATTTACAACAAGCATAAAAACCATAAAGACATGGAATATCTGCAAGTTGGGTTTATTGCTTTGAATAAAAACGGAGAATATGCAGGTTACAGTCTAAGGTCAGGTTTTAATTATGCTGTCTCTGATGATGAAAAAGGACATAGAATGGAAGATGCAAAGTTTAAAATGCCTTGGAAATAA
- a CDS encoding GH92 family glycosyl hydrolase, with the protein MKKQYLIYVLFVLVLSNCGLHKSYAQLTKYVNPFIGTAGPGNTYPGAAVPFGMVQLSPDIGIPGWDRISGYFYKDSIISGFSHTHLSGTGAGDLYDILVMPTNSRFSKRIKDNNFMPFSRFLHDKETAVPGYYAVDLLDFGIKAELTATARTGIHKYTFPKDNASQIHIDLGYALNWDAPTDTYINVVDKTTIEGYRKSTGWAKVQRVYFVIKLSKPFKSYQIFKNDSLTTNPSKGIKTKITLNYDTAVAEVIVLKTGLSTAAIEGAYKSLAVEAPDFNFEGYKTKASALWEKELNKIQIETPDDTKKKIFYTMMYQSMLAPTLLSDCNGNYKGANDSIINAKDFDRYDTFSLWDTYRAAHPLYTILHPKRVSDMINSLLAHYKETGLLPVWSLQGNETNMMIGNHAIPVIVDAYFKGIKNFDTDLAYRACKESSMVNSRQLDTYKTLGYVPADDSNENWSVSKTLEYAYDDWCLAQFAKALHKLSDYEYFLNRSENWRNLYDAKSKFMRPKLENGNFINNFIPKEYMPYFCESNAWQYFWSVPQNIEGLINVLGGNDAFEKKLDTMFSLKPVKGDKLPIFSTGMIGQYAHGNEPSHHVAYLYNYIGKPWKTQKLVRDILTAQYKNAPDGHCGNEDCGQMSSWYVLSSLGFYPVNPAQGVYSFGSPLFNNATINLENGKKFVIKAINNSNKNSCIQSIELNGQKIERNYITQKEINEGGILVFNMGLLPNKNTKNNMALSSKIFN; encoded by the coding sequence ATGAAAAAACAATATCTGATATATGTATTATTTGTATTGGTTTTGTCTAATTGCGGACTGCATAAAAGCTATGCTCAATTAACTAAGTATGTAAATCCATTCATTGGTACAGCTGGTCCTGGGAATACCTATCCCGGAGCAGCTGTACCTTTTGGGATGGTACAATTAAGTCCTGATATTGGCATTCCGGGATGGGATAGAATATCAGGCTATTTTTATAAAGATTCTATTATTTCTGGATTTTCACATACACATTTATCAGGAACTGGTGCGGGCGATTTATACGATATTTTGGTGATGCCCACCAACAGCAGATTTTCAAAACGGATTAAAGACAATAATTTCATGCCGTTTTCCAGATTTTTACATGATAAAGAAACGGCAGTTCCAGGGTATTATGCAGTAGATTTATTAGATTTTGGAATAAAAGCCGAACTTACAGCCACAGCTAGAACAGGTATTCATAAATATACATTTCCTAAAGATAATGCATCACAAATTCACATTGATTTAGGCTATGCATTAAATTGGGATGCACCTACAGATACCTATATTAATGTTGTGGATAAAACGACTATTGAAGGGTATAGGAAATCTACCGGCTGGGCCAAAGTGCAGCGCGTATATTTTGTAATAAAACTTTCAAAACCGTTTAAATCCTATCAGATTTTCAAAAATGATTCGCTTACAACCAATCCTTCAAAAGGAATTAAAACCAAAATTACTTTAAATTATGATACTGCTGTTGCTGAAGTAATAGTTTTAAAAACAGGTCTTTCTACAGCCGCTATTGAAGGAGCTTACAAATCCTTAGCAGTGGAAGCTCCCGATTTTAATTTTGAAGGGTATAAAACGAAAGCTTCGGCTCTTTGGGAAAAAGAACTGAATAAAATTCAAATTGAAACGCCAGACGATACCAAAAAGAAAATTTTCTATACAATGATGTATCAATCGATGCTGGCACCTACATTGTTAAGTGATTGTAATGGGAACTATAAAGGGGCAAATGATAGTATTATAAATGCTAAAGACTTTGATCGATACGATACGTTTTCGTTATGGGATACCTATCGTGCGGCTCATCCTTTGTACACTATTTTACATCCAAAACGAGTGTCGGATATGATTAATTCATTATTGGCACATTATAAAGAAACGGGTTTGCTGCCTGTATGGTCATTACAGGGAAATGAAACCAATATGATGATTGGTAATCATGCCATCCCCGTTATTGTTGATGCTTATTTTAAAGGAATAAAAAACTTTGATACTGATTTAGCTTATCGAGCATGTAAAGAAAGCTCAATGGTTAATTCAAGACAGTTAGATACTTATAAAACTTTAGGATATGTTCCTGCAGATGATTCCAATGAAAATTGGTCAGTTTCAAAAACACTGGAGTATGCTTATGATGATTGGTGTCTGGCGCAGTTTGCAAAAGCATTACATAAATTAAGCGATTACGAATATTTCTTGAATCGTTCTGAAAACTGGAGAAATCTGTATGACGCCAAAAGTAAATTCATGCGTCCTAAATTAGAAAACGGCAATTTTATCAATAATTTTATACCAAAAGAATATATGCCCTATTTCTGCGAAAGCAATGCATGGCAGTATTTTTGGTCTGTTCCTCAAAATATTGAAGGATTGATTAATGTGCTTGGAGGCAATGATGCATTTGAAAAAAAATTAGATACCATGTTTTCTTTAAAGCCAGTTAAAGGAGATAAACTGCCCATATTCAGTACAGGAATGATAGGACAATATGCGCATGGAAATGAACCCAGTCATCATGTAGCTTACTTATATAATTATATTGGTAAACCATGGAAAACACAAAAATTAGTCAGGGATATTTTAACGGCTCAGTATAAAAATGCTCCCGATGGACACTGTGGAAACGAAGATTGCGGACAAATGTCTTCATGGTACGTACTTAGTTCTTTAGGCTTTTATCCGGTAAATCCTGCGCAGGGCGTGTATAGTTTTGGGTCACCTTTATTTAATAATGCAACAATTAATTTAGAGAACGGTAAAAAATTTGTTATCAAAGCAATCAATAACAGCAATAAAAATAGCTGCATACAATCTATTGAGTTGAATGGACAAAAAATAGAGAGAAACTATATAACACAAAAAGAAATTAACGAAGGCGGCATTTTAGTATTTAATATGGGATTATTACCAAATAAAAACACTAAAAATAATATGGCATTATCTTCTAAAATATTTAACTAA
- a CDS encoding putative glycoside hydrolase, giving the protein MKLTKLFLFLVALSIFSCAEKEEKTTFKFGVWITADAKRTNEDYAKEFKKYKDGGIDEVLINTNTDPKLLERLVPIAKEKGLKVHAWIMAMNRPGDSVALQHSDWYQVSKEGKSCFDNRPYVDYYQWLCPTKKESRDHVLGLVEGLAKVEGIESVHLDYIRFPDIFLPISLLPKYNLVQDVELPQFDFCYCDACVSKFEKLHHKNPKTSHNTSIDMEWKNFRLNAIKAVVDDAYKIAHKYNKKLTAAVFPYPEMADHMVRQRWDKWNIDEVYPMIYHSFYDEEIDWVGYATKQGVTDLEGKQTKINTGIYIPGLKSDAELKEAILEAKQNGAKGVSFFDGNALTESNLKTIKETKASLK; this is encoded by the coding sequence ATGAAACTAACTAAACTATTCCTTTTTTTAGTAGCACTGAGTATTTTTTCATGTGCAGAAAAAGAGGAAAAAACCACTTTCAAATTTGGTGTATGGATTACAGCTGATGCGAAAAGAACGAATGAAGATTACGCAAAAGAATTTAAAAAATATAAAGATGGCGGTATTGATGAAGTTTTGATTAATACCAATACTGATCCAAAACTTTTAGAAAGATTAGTGCCAATTGCAAAAGAAAAAGGGTTAAAAGTACACGCCTGGATTATGGCTATGAACAGACCTGGAGATTCAGTAGCCTTACAGCATTCAGATTGGTATCAGGTAAGTAAAGAGGGAAAATCATGTTTTGATAATCGTCCATACGTAGATTATTATCAATGGCTGTGTCCTACAAAAAAAGAATCAAGAGATCACGTTTTAGGTTTGGTTGAAGGTCTGGCAAAAGTAGAAGGAATCGAAAGCGTACATTTGGATTACATCCGTTTCCCAGACATCTTTTTGCCAATCAGTTTATTGCCAAAATACAATTTGGTTCAGGACGTAGAATTGCCACAATTCGATTTTTGTTACTGCGATGCGTGTGTAAGCAAGTTTGAAAAATTGCATCATAAAAATCCAAAGACAAGCCACAATACATCAATCGATATGGAGTGGAAAAACTTCCGGTTAAATGCGATAAAAGCAGTTGTTGATGATGCATATAAAATTGCTCATAAATACAATAAAAAACTAACAGCAGCCGTATTCCCTTATCCAGAAATGGCAGATCACATGGTGCGTCAGCGCTGGGACAAATGGAATATTGATGAAGTATATCCGATGATTTACCACAGTTTTTATGATGAGGAAATTGACTGGGTTGGTTATGCGACCAAACAAGGTGTAACTGATTTAGAAGGAAAACAAACAAAAATTAATACCGGAATTTACATTCCGGGATTAAAATCGGATGCAGAATTGAAAGAAGCTATTTTAGAAGCAAAACAGAATGGTGCAAAAGGTGTTTCTTTCTTTGATGGCAATGCTTTAACAGAGAGTAATTTAAAAACGATAAAAGAAACCAAGGCAAGCTTAAAATAA